Within the Leisingera thetidis genome, the region GTCACCATCGAGGCGCTCGAAGGCCCCGAGGCCGACGCGGTGCGCAAGGCCTGGGTCGATATCGACGTGCCCCAGTGCGGGTACTGCCAGTCCGGCCAGATCATCGCCGCCGCCGCCCTGCTGACCGAAATCCCCAACCCGACGGATGAAGATATCGACTACGCGATGGCCGGCAACGCCTGCCGCTGCGCCACCTACGTGCGCATCCGCAAGGCGATCCACAACGCAGCCAAGATGCTGGAGGCCTGATCCATGACCAAGTTCTCCCCGACCCGGCGCGGCTTCCTGGCCGGCAGCGCAGCCCTTATCATCGGCGCGCATCTTCCTGTTGGCGGCAAGATGGCGGCGAAGGCAGCCTCCGGCCCGATCAGCCTCAACGCCTTCGTCCGCATCGCCGAGGACAACACAGTCACGGTAATCGTCAAGCACATCGAATTCGGCCAAGGGCCCTTTACCGGCTTCGCCACCCTCGTCGCGGAAGAGCTGGACGCCGACTGGTCGCAGATGCGCGCCGAACACGCGCCTGCGGACACCGCCACCTATCAGAACTTCGCCTTTGGCATCCAGGGCACCGGCGCCTCCACCGCGGTGCGCAATGCCTTTACCCAGATGCGCCAGGCCGGCGCAGCGGCCCGCTCCATGCTGGTGCAGGCCGCCGCCCGCGAATGGGGTTTGCCCGAGGATGAGATCACCGTCGCCAAGGGCGTCGTCAGCCACGCGGCCAGTGGCAATTCGGCGCAATTCGGCGAGCTCGTTGCCGCCGCTCAGGACAGCACCCCACCCGAAGAGCCCAAGCTCAAGGACCCGGCAGATTTCGTGCTGATCGGCAAGGACGTCCCGCGCCTCGATTCTGCGGACAAGACCACCGGCGCAGCACAGTTCACGCTCGACGTCTACCGGGAGGGGATGCTGACCGTTGCCGTCGCCCACTCGCCCTGGATCGGCGGCAAGGTGAAATCCGTCGATGCCGCCGCCGCGCTGGCCATTGACGGCGTCGAGAAGGTCGAGACCATCCCCACCGGTGTCGCGGTCTATGCCAGGAACACCTACTGCGCCTTTAAGGGCCGCGATGCGCTTGAGATCGACTGGGATCTGAGTGAGGCCGAAACCCGCTCAGCCGAGGAGCAGATGGAAGAGGTCGCCGCCGCCGCTGCGACGGGTGAAGGCGTGGTTGCCGATACCTACGGCGATCTGGACGCGGCCTTTGCCGGTGCCGCTGAGGTGATCGAGGCCGAATACCGCCTGCCCTACCTGGCCCATGCCCCGCTGGAGGTGATGGACGGGGTGATCGAGAATCACGGCGACGCCGCTGAGATCTGGATGGGCAGCCAGATGCAGACCGTCGACCAGCAGGTGACCGCCAATATCCTCGGCATCGCGCCCGAGCAGGTGGCAATCAACACCCTGATGGCCGGCGGCAGCTTCGGCCGCCGCGCCCAGTATGACGGCCAATTCGCTCAGGAGCTGGCCCAGGTCGCCAAGGCTGGCGGCCAGGGCACCTTCAAACTGGTCTGGAGCCGCAAGGACGACATCCAGGGCGCCTATTACCGCCCGCAGGCCGTCCACCGCCAGCGCGCCGCGCTGGACGAAACCGGCCGCATCATCGGCTGGCAAGACAAGTTCGCCACCGAAAGCATCATGGGCGGCTCCGCCTTCGAAGTAGTGATCCAAAACGGCGTCGACCCCTTTTCGGTTGAGGGCTCAATCCACAAACCCTACGACTTTGGCGCCTTCGAGGCCCGCTGGGTGCGCACCGACAGCAAGGTGCCGCACCTGTGGTGGCGCTCAGTCGGCCACTCGCACACCGCATTCGCCAACGAGGTGTTCCTGGACGAGGTGCTGCAGGCCAAGGGCAAAGACCCGGTCGCAGGCCGTCTGGAGCTGCTAGGCGACAAGTCCCCGCGCGACCGCAAGGTGCTGGAGCGCGTGGCGGAAATGGCCAACTGGCAGGGCGTGAACGGTTCTGACGGCAAGGCCTACGGCGTGGCGCTGCATCCCAGCTATGACGCCCATTTCGCCTATATCGCCGAGGTCTCGGAGGTGGACGGTGAACCCCGCGTGCGCAAGGTCTGGGTGGCCGCAGACGTCGGCATCGCCATCAACCCCGATGTGGTTAAGGCGCAGATCGAAGGCGGGCTCGGCTATGGGCTCAGCGCCGCGCTGTTCAACGAGATCACCTTTGCCGAAGACGGCCAGGTCGCGCAGGAGAACTTCGACAGTTACCGCCTGCTGCGGATCCACGAGATGCCTGAGGTCGAGATCGATCTTGCCGTCAGCAGTGAAAAGCCCGGCGGCATCGGAGAAGCGGGCACCCCGCCGATTGCACCGGCCGTTAGCAACGCCTGGCGTGTCCTGAAAGGCCAGCCAGTGCGCCGCCTGCCGCTGGTGCGCGCGTAAAAGGAGACCGGATAATGAACTTCGTCAAACGCGCTGCGGCCCTGACCGTTGCGGCCCTGCTCGCGCAATTCACCGTCGGCGGCGCAGCCGCCGCCCAGGAGGTGAATGGCCTGAAAACTGCCGAGGCTTTCGAAGGCATTGCCCCCGAAGAGGCGCGCTCTGCCGCGATTTTCGGCGAAATGGCCAAGGTCATCACTCACCCGCGCTGCATGAACTGCCACCCGGTCAACAGCGGGCCGCTGCAGGGTGACGAGCGCAAACCGCACTCGCCGCCCGTGCCGCGTACCGAGGACAACTTCGGCGTTGTCGCGATGCGCTGCACCACCTGCCACGGCGAAGAAAACCGCCCGTTTCTGGGGGAAAGCGGCTCGGTGCCCGGCAACGGGCACTGGCAGCTGGCACCCGCCAGCATGGGTTGGGTCGGCATGACCGTGCCGGAGATCTGCGCCCAGTTGAAGGATCCAGAGCGCAATGGAGGCCGCACCATGACCGAGGTGGCGCACCACATGGGCCATGACTCCCTGGTCGGCTGGGCCTGGACCCCGGGCGAAGGCCGCACCCCGGCGCCCGGCACCTGGGAGGCCTTTGCCGAACTGGCGGAGAACTGGATCGAAACCGGTGCCGCCTGCCCCGGTTGAGTCAACGGCTTGCGCGAAGAAACAGACCGGCGGCCCCTCGGAGCCGCCGGATTTTCCGTTCAGACCATTGGCAAACCCGGAAAGGCCCGCTCAGAGCGGCACGAACCGCCAGGCATCGCCCTCCGCCTCGACCCGGCCCAGACCCGGGAACGGCAGGTGGGTGGCGGCGATCGGTGTGCCCGACTGCGCCGCATCAGCCAGCAGCGCGCGGCGGGTGGCGGCGGCGGCATCAGCGTCGCTGTCCAGCGCATAGCCTGCGTCAGGCTCGGAAAAATGCACCTGTCCCGAGATCACCGCGTCACCGACAATCAGCAGCTCCTCGCCGCCAGACCTAAGGCGCAGCCCTGTGTGGCCTGGGGTGTGGCCCGGCAGCGGCACCAGCGTCAGCCCCTCGCCAAGGTCAGCGGCCCCTTCATGGGTCACCACACGGTCCGCGAAAGATGCGGCCACTGCCTGCACCATTTCGATCATCGGGCGCTGTTCCTCCGGCACTGCATCGGCCAGCCCGGCCTGCGTCCAGAACTTCCATTCCGGCTTCGACACATGCACCCGGACCCCGGAAAATCCGCCGCCCAGCAGCCCACCCAGGTGGTCGGCGTGCATATGAGTCAGCACGATGTCGGTGATCGCTTCGCCCGAGACGACTTCCAGCGCCTGGCCTGTCGCGGGGAACATCTGCCGCAGTGCTTGGCCGGAACCAGTATCGACCAGGACCCGACGGCTGGCTGTATCAATCTGCCACAGGTTGGCGCCGATGGTCAGCGGTGCGCTCAGCCGTTGGGACAGATCGCCGGACAGGCCGGAAAAATACTCCAGCGGCAGATCAAAATGGCCGTCGTCGAACACCGTAAGGCTGATCTGGCCGACGGACAGTGTATGAGGGGCATTGGGCATGGGCGCTCTCCTTTTCGCGTGTGGTGATCCGGATATGGCGCAAAGCTCAGGTGGCAGGTATTGTCGCCGGTGACAAACTATTTGCCAGTTACGCCAATCATGCCATCTCAACAGCCCACAGTGATCCTGAACTATCCCGGTTCCATGCCCTCTGCTGTGCTGGGGCTGAATGACATTCTGAGCCACGCCGGACTGGCCCCGCTAACGGTCGCACAGCCGGACCTGGCACCCGCCCATACCCGCGCCGTGATCCTGCCGCCTTCCGCGTGTGAGGTGCATCCCTCGGATGCGCCCTGGGTCACCGGCTGGCTAGCGGAGCAATCCGCCCAGGGTGCGCTCATCTGCTCTGCCTGCACCGGGCTGCACTGGATTGCCGCCGCAGGGATCGATCGGGGCCGTCCAGTAACCACCCATTGGGGGCTAGAGACGCGCATACGGCTGGAATACCCCGCGCTTCAGCTCGATACAGCCCGGCTGGTGATCGAGCACACGGATTTGGTGACCGCTGGTGGGCTTATGGCCTGGATCGACCTGGCGCTGGTGGTGATTGAGCGGCTAGCGGGCCGCGCCGCAATGCTGGACACCGCCCGACATTTCATCATCGACCCCGGCCGCCGCGACCAGCGCCGCTACCGCCGCTTCCTGCCGCCGATGGACCACGGAGACCGGCCTGTTCTAGCCGCGCAGCAACGGATCGAGGCTCAGTTGGCTGAGCCGCTGAGTGCCGCCGATCTTGCTGCCGCAGTTGGCCTGTCGCTGCGCAGTCTGCAGCGGCGGTTCACCCGCACCACCGGTCACAGCCTGACTGCCTACCAGCAGAACTTGCGTATCGAACGCGCCCGCGACCTGCTGACCACAACTGGACGCAGCGTGGCAGAGATCGCGGCAGAGGTGGGCTATTCCGACCTGCCAGCCTTTCACCGGGTTTTCTCACGTCAGGCCGGAATGACCCCCGGCCGCTTCCGGCGCACGCATTGGAACGCGCCTAGCCCTGCAACGCCGCCGCCAGTTCGTTGAAACTGTCCACTTCTAGATCATAAGCACCGGTTTCGCCTCGTGCAGGCGTCTCCGGCATCCGGTCTCCCCATTCCCGAGGCCGCCGCACCAGCGCGGTGCGGAACCCCACCTGCCGCGCAGCGTCCAGGTCATAGGGGTGGCAAGCCACCATCAGGCATTCCTCAGGCGCCAGCTGTAGCCGCCTTGCCGCCCGCCGGTAGGCTTCTGGCAGCAGCTTGTAGAGGCCCAGCCCCTCGCATGACAGCACCGCATCCCAGACCAGCCCGTTCCGGCGCGAGCTGTCGATGATCAGCCGGTAGGACAGCAGCGAGAATGACGCCACGATGCGGTTCATGCGAAGCGCCGCCAGCCCTTCCCGCACGTCGGGCCAGGCATCGAACCTATGTGGTGAATCCCAAGCAATCGCTTGCCGATCCTGCGCGTCAAAGGTCTCCAGCCTTTCATCGTTCAGCAGCGCCTCCAGACAGAACCGGTGCGCTTCGTCGAAGTTGTATGTCGGCGGGCCATCCTCACCGAGATTCAGCATCGCCTGCATCGACCGCCGCCGCAGGTCATTGGCCAGCGCCGCCCAGTCACGGCTGATCCCGTGGCGCTGTCCCGCCGCGGCGAATGCATCGCGGAACCCGCTGTGCCAGTCCAGCACGGTGCCGCCGGTATCAAATGTCAGCGCCTTGATGTCTTGAAGTCTCATGTGGTTTCTCCCTCATCAGCAATTCCGCACCAGGTCGGGCTAGCACGCGCCGGCTACCCCTAACTGCTGTTCAGGCGGCCTGCGCGGCCTTCAACTGCTGCAGGATACTGGCATAGTTTTCTTCGCCCTGCGCACCGCTCACCAGATGTTGGCGCTCAAAGATCATCGCGGGCACGCCCTGGACGCCGCGGCTGGTCCAGAATTGCTCCTTGGCGCGCACCTGTTCGGCGCGACCGCCTCTTTCCAGCATGGCGCGGGCCGCATCGCCATCCAGCCCCGCGCCAGCGGCAACCGAGGCCAGAACATCAATGCTGGAAACATCCTCGCGCCGAGTAAAGAAGGCCGCAAACAGCGCCAGCTTTACGTCATGCGCCTTGCCCTGCTCCTCCGCCCAGCCGATCAGCTGATGGGCGCGGAAGGTGTTATACATACGCATGTCGTCAGCATAGTTGAAGGTGAACCCCAGCGCCGCGCCCATCTCTGTCAGTCGCGCCCGCGCCTGGCGCGAACCCTCCGGGGTGGTACCGTATTTCGCGGCCAGATGCTCGCGCAGGTTCTCACCCTCCGGCGTCATCTTCGGGTTCAGCTCGAACGGGTGCCAGCGGATATCCACCCCGATGCCGGTCTCGCGCACAGCCTCGCCCAGCTGGTAATAGCCGATGGCGCACCAGGGGCATACAATGTCCGAGACGATATCGACGCGGATCGGCTGGGTTTCTGCGGTCATGGGATCACTCCTTGTAATTGGCGGCATTGGCGGCCGCGGCAGCTTCGGTGTCGCCTTGGCCAAAGACGGCAGGTCGCGGTTTCGGCAGCTGCAACGCCGCCTGGGTGGCAGGCCGCACGTCAATGCGAGCGAGCCAGGCGTTCAGATGGTCCAGGCCGGAGACATCAACTCCGGCCCAGAAATAGGACCGCGCCCAGGGGTAGGTGGCGATATCGGCAATCGACATCTCCTCCCCCACCAGCCAGGCGCGCCCCTGCAGGCGGCTGTCCAGCACCTCCAGCAGGCGGCGGGACTCGTCCACATAGCGCTTGATTGCATAGGGGTCGTCGTGGCCGTTGGGCCGGGCAATGCGCTGGAAGTACATCGCCTGCCCCATCATCGGCCCAATGCCGCCCATCTGAAACATCAGCCACTGGTGCGTCTGTGAGCGTTCCTTGGGATCATCGCTCAGGAACCGCCCGTACTTCTCGGCCAGATACCACAGGATCGCGCCGCTTTCGAAGACCGCGAAACCATCGTTGCCGCGGTCTACGATGGTTGGGATGCGGCCATTTGGGGTGAGCTTCAGATACTCCGGCGCCTTCTGCTCCTTCTTGGAAAAATCCACCGCTGACAGCTCATAAGGCACATCCGCCTCATGCAGGAAGATCAGTGGCTTCCAGCCGTTCATCGTCGGCGCCGTGTACAGAAGGATATCCGGTTTACCCTCGTTCATAACCTGGGTCTCACAGGCTCGCATCTCCCTTGGGCGGCGGGGTCCAGCCGCGTTCCGAACGGTCGTGAGTGTCATGGCGGTCCGCCTTCATCAGCTCGAACAGAGTCTGCGAATGCGCCCGCATGGCATCGATATAGCTTTTCGACACCCCGCCTTCGTTCCAGCTCTCCCGCAGCCCGTCCAGCGCCTCGCGGTCATGGTTGCGGAAGGTGCGGCTGGCGGCCTCGGCACGGAACGGGTGGTAGCCGATGGCGGTCATCGCATCGCGGCCCATCGCCAGCGCGCCCTCAAAGGTCTCCCGCTGGGCCAGATGGGCGCCCGCCCGCTCCAGTTCGTAGACATGATGCCGGTCATGGGCGCGGGCGTGGATGGTGACCTGCGGATAGGTCTTGGCAACATGATGCACCAGTTCCGTCTGCTTTTCCCGGTCATCCAGCGCGGCGATGAAAAGTTTGGCATCCTCCAGCCCTGCGCTGTGCAGCAGGTCCGGGCGGGTGGCATCGCCGTAGTAGGCGCGGAAGCCGATCCGCGACAGGTTCTCGATGGTTTCGGGATCGTGGTCCAGCACCGTCACCTTGTGACCGTTAGTGACCAGCATCCGGGTGATGATCTGGCCGACCCGGCCAATGCCCGCCACCACGATGCTGCCCGCCTCGTCGATCTCATCCGCCGCGCGGTCCTCTGTCCGGACCGCACGCGGTGCCAGCACCTTTTCATAAAGGATGAACAGCAGCGGCGTCAGCAGCATGGTCAGCGCCACCACCAGCGTCATCGGCTTGATCACCTCGGCACCCAGGATGCCGGCCCCGGCGGCAAAGCCGAACAGAACAAAGGCGAACTCCCCTGCCTGCGCCAGACCCAGCGAGAACAGCCAGCGGTCGGCGCCGCGCAGGCCGAAACCAGTGCCCAGCACGTACAGCACCCCCGCTTTCAGCGCCATCAGCCCCAGCGCCAGGCCAACCAGCCCAACGGGGTTGGACAGCAGCAGCTGGAAATCGATGCCCGCGCCGACCGTGATGAAGAACAGCCCCAAGAGCAGTCCCTTGAAGGGCTCAATATCGCTTTCCAGCTCATGCCGGTATTCGCTGTCCGACAACACCACGCCGGCCAGAAAAGTGCCAAGCGCAGGCGACAGGCCCACATAGTTCATCAAAAGCGCAATGCCGATCACCAGCATCAGCGCCGCGGCGGTGAAAATCTCGCGCAGCCGCGCCTCGGCGATAAAGCGGAAGACCGGCCGGATCACCGTCCGCCCCGCCACGATGATGCCCCCGATGATAAGCAGGACCGCCACCGCCTGCGCCCAATCGGGCAGCGTGTCGAACAGCGTCGGCGCGCCATGACCATGCCCGTGCGCGTCAGCCGCAGGCGCACCATGGCCGGAATCGCCGTGACCGTCATGGCCGCCAGCAACGGCATTCACCGCCAGCAGCGGCATCAGCGCCAGCATCGGAATCACCGCAATATCCTGAGTCAGCAGCACCGAGAAAGAGCCCTTGCCGCCCGCTGTCGGCATCAGCCCCTTTTCCCCCAGCGTCTGCAGCACGATCGCTGTCGAGGACAGCGCCAGGATCATCCCCAGCGCCAGTGATGCCTGCCAGGCAACACCAAAGACCAGCGCCGCCGCAGCAATCAGCACGGCGGAGCCCAGCACCTGCATCCCGCCCAGCCCCAACAGCTGCGCCCGCATCCGCCACAGCATCGCGGGCTGCAGTTCCAGACCGACCAGGAACAGCATCATCACCACGCCGAATTCGGCAAAATGCTGGATGTCGACGGTCTCGCCGCCGACAACGCCCAGCACCGGGCCGATCACCACCCCCGCGATCAGGTACCCCAGCACCGAGCCAAGCCCCAGACGCTTGGCCAGCGGCACCGCAATCACCGCGGCAACCAGATAGACAAAACCAGCAGCAAGAAGATCCATCACACGGCCTCCAGCTTGGCGACCCCGGCCGCCTTGAATCCATTCAGCGACAGCGCCGCGCGGGCGGCCGCAATATCCAGCCTATCGTCCCGCAGCGCCTTTAGCAGTGTCCGCCACTCGGCGAGGTGAGGTTGGTCCCGCCCCTCTTCCACCGCGCGCCCCGCGCCGAACAGCGCGAAAGGCGCCAGGTAGCGCATCCGGCATAGATCAGCGGTTTTCTCGAATGGCATCAGCAAGTCACGCAGATGCGCGCCATTTGCACCCTCGGGTGTGTAGGCTTCGGCCGCAGCACCGCAAGTGACCGCGTTGAAGGTCACCTTACCGTCCAGTGCGTGGCCCGCATGGCCATAAGCGAACCCATGCTCCAGCACCAGGTCCTGCCACTCCTTCAGCATTGCTGGTGCGGAATACCAGTACAGAGGATGCAGAAAAACAATCGCATCATGTTCTGTGATCCGCTGCTGCTCATGGTCGACGTCGATCTCAAAAGACGGGTATTCGCCGTACAGGTCGACGCAAGTTATGCCCTCGATCCCGCGCGCAGCCTCGAACATCGGCGCGTTTATCTCTGACCGGTCAGGCCGGGGATGCGCCAGATAAACCAGGGCCTTCATGCTGCCCCCTCATAACGGCTGCGTGCCCAGCGGACGACCTCCAGCTGCTCCTCATCCGCGATCACGCGGGCGTATCCGGGCTGCGCATAGCAGCGATCCAGCC harbors:
- a CDS encoding NAD(P)H-dependent oxidoreductase; its protein translation is MKALVYLAHPRPDRSEINAPMFEAARGIEGITCVDLYGEYPSFEIDVDHEQQRITEHDAIVFLHPLYWYSAPAMLKEWQDLVLEHGFAYGHAGHALDGKVTFNAVTCGAAAEAYTPEGANGAHLRDLLMPFEKTADLCRMRYLAPFALFGAGRAVEEGRDQPHLAEWRTLLKALRDDRLDIAAARAALSLNGFKAAGVAKLEAV
- a CDS encoding glutathione S-transferase family protein; its protein translation is MNEGKPDILLYTAPTMNGWKPLIFLHEADVPYELSAVDFSKKEQKAPEYLKLTPNGRIPTIVDRGNDGFAVFESGAILWYLAEKYGRFLSDDPKERSQTHQWLMFQMGGIGPMMGQAMYFQRIARPNGHDDPYAIKRYVDESRRLLEVLDSRLQGRAWLVGEEMSIADIATYPWARSYFWAGVDVSGLDHLNAWLARIDVRPATQAALQLPKPRPAVFGQGDTEAAAAANAANYKE
- a CDS encoding (2Fe-2S)-binding protein, whose product is MTDLTINGKDVTLDVPGDTPLLWALRDDLRLTGTKFGCGIAQCGACTVMVDGMPVRSCVTPVEALDGSDVVTIEALEGPEADAVRKAWVDIDVPQCGYCQSGQIIAAAALLTEIPNPTDEDIDYAMAGNACRCATYVRIRKAIHNAAKMLEA
- a CDS encoding Isoquinoline 1-oxidoreductase subunit is translated as MNFVKRAAALTVAALLAQFTVGGAAAAQEVNGLKTAEAFEGIAPEEARSAAIFGEMAKVITHPRCMNCHPVNSGPLQGDERKPHSPPVPRTEDNFGVVAMRCTTCHGEENRPFLGESGSVPGNGHWQLAPASMGWVGMTVPEICAQLKDPERNGGRTMTEVAHHMGHDSLVGWAWTPGEGRTPAPGTWEAFAELAENWIETGAACPG
- a CDS encoding MBL fold metallo-hydrolase; its protein translation is MPNAPHTLSVGQISLTVFDDGHFDLPLEYFSGLSGDLSQRLSAPLTIGANLWQIDTASRRVLVDTGSGQALRQMFPATGQALEVVSGEAITDIVLTHMHADHLGGLLGGGFSGVRVHVSKPEWKFWTQAGLADAVPEEQRPMIEMVQAVAASFADRVVTHEGAADLGEGLTLVPLPGHTPGHTGLRLRSGGEELLIVGDAVISGQVHFSEPDAGYALDSDADAAAATRRALLADAAQSGTPIAATHLPFPGLGRVEAEGDAWRFVPL
- a CDS encoding monovalent cation:proton antiporter-2 (CPA2) family protein produces the protein MDLLAAGFVYLVAAVIAVPLAKRLGLGSVLGYLIAGVVIGPVLGVVGGETVDIQHFAEFGVVMMLFLVGLELQPAMLWRMRAQLLGLGGMQVLGSAVLIAAAALVFGVAWQASLALGMILALSSTAIVLQTLGEKGLMPTAGGKGSFSVLLTQDIAVIPMLALMPLLAVNAVAGGHDGHGDSGHGAPAADAHGHGHGAPTLFDTLPDWAQAVAVLLIIGGIIVAGRTVIRPVFRFIAEARLREIFTAAALMLVIGIALLMNYVGLSPALGTFLAGVVLSDSEYRHELESDIEPFKGLLLGLFFITVGAGIDFQLLLSNPVGLVGLALGLMALKAGVLYVLGTGFGLRGADRWLFSLGLAQAGEFAFVLFGFAAGAGILGAEVIKPMTLVVALTMLLTPLLFILYEKVLAPRAVRTEDRAADEIDEAGSIVVAGIGRVGQIITRMLVTNGHKVTVLDHDPETIENLSRIGFRAYYGDATRPDLLHSAGLEDAKLFIAALDDREKQTELVHHVAKTYPQVTIHARAHDRHHVYELERAGAHLAQRETFEGALAMGRDAMTAIGYHPFRAEAASRTFRNHDREALDGLRESWNEGGVSKSYIDAMRAHSQTLFELMKADRHDTHDRSERGWTPPPKGDASL
- a CDS encoding GlxA family transcriptional regulator, which translates into the protein MPSQQPTVILNYPGSMPSAVLGLNDILSHAGLAPLTVAQPDLAPAHTRAVILPPSACEVHPSDAPWVTGWLAEQSAQGALICSACTGLHWIAAAGIDRGRPVTTHWGLETRIRLEYPALQLDTARLVIEHTDLVTAGGLMAWIDLALVVIERLAGRAAMLDTARHFIIDPGRRDQRRYRRFLPPMDHGDRPVLAAQQRIEAQLAEPLSAADLAAAVGLSLRSLQRRFTRTTGHSLTAYQQNLRIERARDLLTTTGRSVAEIAAEVGYSDLPAFHRVFSRQAGMTPGRFRRTHWNAPSPATPPPVR
- a CDS encoding HAD family hydrolase, with the translated sequence MRLQDIKALTFDTGGTVLDWHSGFRDAFAAAGQRHGISRDWAALANDLRRRSMQAMLNLGEDGPPTYNFDEAHRFCLEALLNDERLETFDAQDRQAIAWDSPHRFDAWPDVREGLAALRMNRIVASFSLLSYRLIIDSSRRNGLVWDAVLSCEGLGLYKLLPEAYRRAARRLQLAPEECLMVACHPYDLDAARQVGFRTALVRRPREWGDRMPETPARGETGAYDLEVDSFNELAAALQG
- a CDS encoding xanthine dehydrogenase family protein molybdopterin-binding subunit — encoded protein: MTKFSPTRRGFLAGSAALIIGAHLPVGGKMAAKAASGPISLNAFVRIAEDNTVTVIVKHIEFGQGPFTGFATLVAEELDADWSQMRAEHAPADTATYQNFAFGIQGTGASTAVRNAFTQMRQAGAAARSMLVQAAAREWGLPEDEITVAKGVVSHAASGNSAQFGELVAAAQDSTPPEEPKLKDPADFVLIGKDVPRLDSADKTTGAAQFTLDVYREGMLTVAVAHSPWIGGKVKSVDAAAALAIDGVEKVETIPTGVAVYARNTYCAFKGRDALEIDWDLSEAETRSAEEQMEEVAAAAATGEGVVADTYGDLDAAFAGAAEVIEAEYRLPYLAHAPLEVMDGVIENHGDAAEIWMGSQMQTVDQQVTANILGIAPEQVAINTLMAGGSFGRRAQYDGQFAQELAQVAKAGGQGTFKLVWSRKDDIQGAYYRPQAVHRQRAALDETGRIIGWQDKFATESIMGGSAFEVVIQNGVDPFSVEGSIHKPYDFGAFEARWVRTDSKVPHLWWRSVGHSHTAFANEVFLDEVLQAKGKDPVAGRLELLGDKSPRDRKVLERVAEMANWQGVNGSDGKAYGVALHPSYDAHFAYIAEVSEVDGEPRVRKVWVAADVGIAINPDVVKAQIEGGLGYGLSAALFNEITFAEDGQVAQENFDSYRLLRIHEMPEVEIDLAVSSEKPGGIGEAGTPPIAPAVSNAWRVLKGQPVRRLPLVRA
- a CDS encoding DsbA family oxidoreductase, with translation MTAETQPIRVDIVSDIVCPWCAIGYYQLGEAVRETGIGVDIRWHPFELNPKMTPEGENLREHLAAKYGTTPEGSRQARARLTEMGAALGFTFNYADDMRMYNTFRAHQLIGWAEEQGKAHDVKLALFAAFFTRREDVSSIDVLASVAAGAGLDGDAARAMLERGGRAEQVRAKEQFWTSRGVQGVPAMIFERQHLVSGAQGEENYASILQQLKAAQAA